Proteins co-encoded in one Papaver somniferum cultivar HN1 chromosome 5, ASM357369v1, whole genome shotgun sequence genomic window:
- the LOC113279098 gene encoding nucleolin 1-like produces MVTSSSSDYSSSSSEEDSKHSAVKARAKTNHAEGMKHNAPDRRVTYDELMKRKAEDDELDDRRRRRSRIQHRISAADERLQSRAEGVTSEDEPVWVPLEREIKPDRHFVNNPDSDSDEELEENSAKDDDDESDNSDKSDDSDESD; encoded by the exons atggTGACCTCCAGCAGTAGCGATTATTCTTCCAGCTCTTCTGAAGAGGATTCCAAACATTCCGCGGTCAAAGCTCGAGCCAAGACGAATCATGCTGAAGGAATGAAGCATAATGCACCTGACCGGAGGGTCACTTATGATGAGCTCATGAAGAGAAAAGCTGAGGATGACGAGTTGGATGATCGTCGACGGAGAAGATCCCGGATCCAGCATCGGATATCAGCAGCTGATGAGAGGCTTCAATCCCGTGCTGAGGGTGTAACTTCAGAGGACGAACCCGTGTGGGTGCCACTGGAGCGTGAAATCAAGCCAGACCGGC ACTTCGTCAACAACCCTGAcagtgattctgatgaagaactcgAAGAGAATTCAGCGAAAGACGACGATGATGAGTCTGATAATTCTGACAAATCTGATGACTCCGACGAGTCTGATTGA